Proteins encoded in a region of the Phocoena phocoena chromosome X, mPhoPho1.1, whole genome shotgun sequence genome:
- the LOC136143117 gene encoding uncharacterized homolog — MDSLTEQRLTSPNLPAPHLEHYSVLHCTMTLDVQTVVVFAVIVVLLLVNVILMFFLGTR, encoded by the coding sequence ATGGACAGTCTGACAGAACAGAGACTGACATCTCCCAATCTGCCGGCCCCCCATCTGGAACACTACAGTGTTCTGCATTGCACCATGACCCTGGATGTGCAAACTGTAGTCGTTTTTGCCGTGATTGTAGTCCTCCTGCTTGTAAATGTCATACTCATGTTTTTCCTGGGAACGCGCTGA